From the genome of Phyllostomus discolor isolate MPI-MPIP mPhyDis1 chromosome 12, mPhyDis1.pri.v3, whole genome shotgun sequence, one region includes:
- the LOC114510707 gene encoding leukocyte immunoglobulin-like receptor subfamily A member 6 has protein sequence MSILPALLCLGLSLGQKTHLQAGNVLKPTIWAEPGSIVSSRKSVTIWCQGTREAQEYHLYNEDMNTPFDTQKALEPRDKAKFFREQIIAGRYHCKYLSPTGWSEPSDTLELVATGIYYKPSLSALPSPVVTSGGTVTLQCGSWKKFDRFILTKEGENRLSQTLDSQQHPSGQVQALFPVGPVIPTHRWTFRCYGYFRKYPQEWSHPSDPLELLVSGGSGKPSLLTQQGRIVASGQNLTLQCRSDFAYDRFVLSKEGAQDLPQSTVLQPQAGLSQANFPLGTVSSSHGGQYRCYGGHRLSSEWSGPSDPLDILVAGWLPDRPFLTVQPGPRVTSGENVTLLCQSQSPRDTFFLTKEGAAHPPLHLRSQSRAQQHQAEFSMGPVTSAHGGTYRCYSANHSSPYLLSQPSAPLELLVSGKGLLTLTF, from the exons ATGTCCAtcctccctgctcttctctgccTTG GGCTGAGTCTTGGCCAGAAAACCCACCTGCAGGCAG GGAACGTCCTCAAGCCCACCATATGGGCTGAGCCAGGCTCTATAGTCTCTTCAAGGAAATCTGTGACAATCTGGTGTCAGGGGACCAGGGAGGCCCAGGAGTATCATCTGTATAATGAAGATATGAATACACCTTTTGACACACAGAAAGCATTGGAACCCAGGGACAAAGCCAAGTTCTTCAGAGAACAAATCATTGCAGGAAGATATCATTGTAAATACCTCAGCCCCACTGGCTGGTCAGAGCCCAGTGACACCCTGGAGCTGGTGGCAACAG gAATCTACTACAAACCCAgcctctcagccctgcccagccctgttgTGACCTCAGGAGGGACTGTGACCCTCCAGTGTGGCTCGTGGAAGAAGTTTGACAGGTTCATTCTGactaaggaaggagaaaacaggcTCTCCCAGACTTTGGACTCACAGCAACATCCCAGTGGGCAGGTCCAGGCCCTGTTCCCTGTGGGCCCTGTGATCCCCACCCACAGGTGGACATTCAGATGCTATGGATATTTTAGGAAGTACCCCCAGGAATGGTCTCaccccagtgaccccctggagctcctggtctcAG GTGGCTCAGGAAAGCCCTCCCTCCTGACCCAGCAGGGCCGCATTGTGGCCTCTGGACAGAACCTGACCCTCCAGTGTCGCTCTGACTTCGCCTATGACAGATTTGTTCTGTCCAAGGAGGGGGCACAGGACCTCCCCCAGAGCActgtcctgcagccccaggctgggctctcTCAGGCCAACTTCCCCCTGGGTACTGTGAGCAGCTCCCACGGAGGCCAGTACAGGTGCTATGGTGGACACAGGCTCTCCTCTGAGTGGTCAGGCCCCAGTGACCCCCTGGACATCCTGGTGGCAG GATGGCTCCCTGACAGACCCTTCCTCACTGTGCAGCCAGGCCCCAGAGTGACCTCAGGAGAGAACGTGACCCTGCTGTGTCAGTCACAGAGCCCGAGGGACACTTTCTTTCTGACCAAGGAGGGGGCAGCCCATCCACCCCTGCATCTCAGATCACAGTCCCGAGCTCAGCAGCACCAGGCAGAGTTCTCCATGGGTCCTGTGACCTCAGCCCATGGGGGTACCTACAGGTGCTACAGTGCAAACCACAGCAGCCCCTACCTGTTGTCACAGCCCAGTGCCCCCCTGGAGCTTCTGGTCTCAGGTAAGGGACTCCTGACCCTGACTTTCTGA